A single genomic interval of Stieleria maiorica harbors:
- a CDS encoding RNA polymerase sigma factor yields MLKQTPDLKPSGAEGASKPTLRALFESEETALLRYAFSLTGRRAVAEEIVQDVFLQLHARWEDVENPSAWLYRSVRNRAFSYLRHLKRESLHTDDGKPPSAYGETGYGDTPDESPEEMLLRMEAVAALRQSMQELDPTDRQLVKLKYFENLSYSDISAQTGLSIGNVGYRLHHILKKLAGKLRPLGIDGKS; encoded by the coding sequence ATGTTGAAACAGACTCCTGATCTCAAGCCATCGGGTGCCGAGGGTGCGTCAAAGCCCACCCTGCGCGCCCTATTTGAGAGCGAGGAGACAGCGCTGTTGCGATATGCGTTTTCGCTGACCGGCCGACGCGCGGTGGCGGAGGAGATCGTCCAGGACGTTTTTCTGCAACTGCATGCGCGATGGGAGGACGTCGAGAACCCCAGTGCCTGGCTGTACCGCAGTGTCCGCAATCGCGCCTTCAGCTACCTCCGACACCTCAAACGCGAATCGCTTCACACCGATGACGGCAAGCCGCCATCGGCCTACGGCGAAACCGGATACGGCGACACGCCGGACGAATCCCCCGAAGAGATGCTGTTGCGGATGGAGGCCGTCGCGGCGCTCCGCCAAAGCATGCAGGAACTCGATCCGACCGATCGACAATTGGTGAAACTCAAGTATTTCGAAAACCTCAGCTACAGCGACATCAGCGCCCAAACGGGACTCAGCATCGGCAACGTCGGCTACCGATTGCACCACATTTTAAAGAAGCTGGCCGGCAAGCTCCGGCCGCTCGGAATCGACGGAAAGTCATGA
- a CDS encoding NHL repeat-containing protein, which translates to MSKQRVGLKRSRRSGRGDCQARNSRRRLFIEPLEARCLLAVDVLYVGDQGDNSIQVFDAGTGAYVSTLVQSGASGLKGPRGMVIQGSNLLVVNQNVNTEFNGEVLRFNKDSGVASSPLVPSNHANAPFAPRGLVVKDNVAYVADFFAAPSRIAKYNATTGAFIGSLIPNGFAAEFNPRGLVFGPDNKLYVTVYSAFDSDILSEDASGYVLRFNDTSSGAFEVIARNTPDGVHQSGELHNPEGIVFDPSGTSLYVTSFRPDRSGNGVVVIDVATKTQREFIPLGGDNAAQSLLFGPDGRLYVPINTGAAAGSVRAYDVTTESFNAIVPTTSGRLQSPWYLTFGKTNPATLAYESGTTVDAAPVLAGVESTPMDYPIRSAAKVVSQTLNVADVDSTVLTGATIRIANNYQSGSDALSLGGPPVLQSNWNPATGTLTLSGTATLAKYQGALRCILFENTSSNPSTGQRRVVFQVSNGSVTSNQVSRDIRIVAASATLASGQAFSPSVPALTPTLPPPPSQGVTTVASATSLTGTPVGAEAESDFLRSQATVPDSNTVDRVPIDEDRAVQQANFKRIVADATGNPFLSPFLIDESLRSLYGDSQSEEPLIQIPRDESVKLLADTLVLAP; encoded by the coding sequence ATGTCAAAACAACGCGTTGGGTTGAAACGGTCTCGCCGTAGCGGTCGCGGCGATTGCCAGGCCAGGAATTCACGTCGCCGCCTCTTCATCGAACCACTTGAAGCTCGTTGCCTGCTGGCGGTCGACGTGTTGTACGTCGGCGACCAGGGCGACAACTCGATCCAGGTTTTCGATGCCGGAACGGGGGCCTATGTCAGCACGCTGGTGCAAAGCGGCGCCAGCGGCTTGAAGGGGCCTCGTGGAATGGTCATCCAGGGGAGCAACCTGCTGGTCGTTAACCAGAACGTCAATACAGAATTCAACGGCGAAGTGCTGCGGTTCAACAAGGACAGCGGGGTGGCGTCGTCACCGTTGGTACCGTCGAACCATGCAAACGCTCCGTTCGCACCTCGCGGGTTGGTCGTTAAAGACAACGTCGCCTACGTGGCGGACTTTTTTGCCGCGCCATCACGGATCGCAAAATACAATGCGACGACCGGGGCCTTCATCGGAAGCTTGATCCCCAACGGGTTTGCCGCCGAGTTCAATCCGCGCGGACTCGTCTTTGGTCCCGACAACAAACTCTACGTCACGGTCTACAGCGCCTTCGACTCGGACATCCTCTCTGAAGACGCGTCGGGCTATGTGTTGCGATTCAACGATACGTCAAGCGGAGCCTTTGAAGTCATCGCACGCAACACCCCGGATGGTGTCCATCAATCCGGTGAACTGCACAATCCCGAAGGTATCGTTTTTGACCCCAGCGGTACGTCCTTGTACGTGACCAGTTTTCGCCCCGATCGATCGGGCAACGGGGTGGTCGTGATCGATGTTGCCACCAAAACGCAACGGGAATTCATCCCCTTGGGCGGTGACAACGCGGCACAATCGCTTCTGTTCGGCCCCGACGGTCGGCTGTATGTGCCCATCAACACCGGGGCTGCTGCCGGCTCGGTGCGTGCCTACGACGTGACGACCGAAAGCTTCAATGCAATCGTCCCGACGACCAGTGGTCGTCTGCAATCGCCTTGGTATTTGACGTTTGGCAAAACCAATCCGGCCACGCTTGCCTACGAATCCGGGACAACGGTCGATGCCGCCCCGGTTTTGGCTGGGGTTGAATCGACTCCGATGGATTACCCGATCCGATCCGCTGCAAAGGTCGTCTCGCAGACGTTGAATGTGGCCGACGTCGATTCAACCGTGCTGACCGGAGCCACGATTCGGATTGCGAACAATTATCAATCCGGCAGCGACGCCCTCTCGCTGGGCGGTCCGCCCGTGCTTCAGTCGAATTGGAATCCGGCGACGGGGACGTTGACGCTAAGTGGTACCGCGACGTTGGCGAAGTACCAGGGGGCGTTGCGGTGCATTTTATTTGAAAACACTTCGTCTAACCCCTCGACCGGTCAGCGACGCGTGGTGTTTCAAGTCAGCAACGGCTCGGTGACCAGCAATCAGGTCTCCCGAGACATTCGCATCGTGGCCGCTTCAGCCACACTCGCGTCGGGTCAGGCGTTCTCCCCGTCGGTCCCGGCTCTCACGCCAACCCTCCCGCCGCCACCGAGCCAGGGGGTCACGACCGTTGCCTCGGCAACCAGTCTTACAGGTACGCCGGTCGGGGCAGAAGCCGAAAGCGATTTCCTGCGATCACAAGCGACGGTTCCGGATTCGAACACCGTGGATCGCGTCCCGATCGACGAGGACCGTGCGGTTCAGCAAGCGAACTTCAAACGGATCGTCGCCGATGCGACTGGGAATCCATTCCTTTCGCCATTCCTGATCGATGAGTCGCTTCGCTCGCTGTACGGTGACTCCCAATCTGAGGAACCGTTGATCCAAATTCCGCGAGATGAATCGGTGAAGTTGCTGGCTGACACACTGGTTCTGGCTCCATAG
- a CDS encoding DUF362 domain-containing protein — translation MTFPRFFTAKQTLPSHRIDDVASDVTRQLTAQAELGQIRPKQSVAIAVGSRGIDRIDEVTRTVVRLLIDRGAEPFIVPAMGSHGGATDAGQTATLAALGITPQSVGCPIQSSMDTVPIGTCAIGQDSIPLYFDRNAAAADHLIVINRIKPHTKLSGSIQSGICKMLMIGLGKHRGAITFHPAFKSFDYRLDRITANAIPTILAATPFLLGVALVEDAHDSIGRITVANADELLAIEPTLLNTATEWMPKLPFSTAELLIIDRIGKEISGTGLDTNVVGRKWHDKMAGDDEWPKVQQIYVRSLTAKTAGNASGIGIAEYTHRRVAEEIDPVKTRINCITAGHPTAAALPVWFDSDRDVLDAVCAQSPIPADRRRWLRIPDTLDLEQIQCSESYLEDARHGDHLEIVSDPQPLRFDDHGDLL, via the coding sequence ATGACCTTTCCCCGATTCTTTACCGCGAAACAAACACTGCCCTCGCACCGCATCGACGACGTGGCGTCCGACGTGACCCGTCAACTCACGGCGCAAGCGGAGCTGGGACAGATCCGGCCGAAACAATCGGTGGCGATCGCGGTCGGCAGCCGTGGCATCGACCGCATCGACGAAGTCACCCGAACCGTCGTGCGTTTGTTGATCGATCGCGGGGCCGAACCGTTCATCGTCCCGGCGATGGGCAGCCATGGCGGGGCGACCGACGCCGGTCAAACCGCCACTTTGGCCGCTTTGGGAATCACGCCCCAATCGGTCGGTTGCCCGATCCAATCTTCGATGGATACCGTGCCCATCGGAACGTGCGCGATCGGACAAGACAGCATCCCGCTGTACTTTGACCGCAATGCCGCTGCGGCCGATCACTTGATCGTGATCAACCGGATCAAACCCCACACCAAGCTGAGCGGTTCGATCCAGAGCGGCATCTGCAAGATGTTGATGATCGGCCTTGGCAAACATCGCGGCGCGATCACCTTTCATCCCGCTTTCAAGTCCTTCGACTATCGGCTGGACCGCATCACCGCAAACGCGATCCCGACGATTCTTGCCGCCACCCCGTTTTTGCTGGGCGTCGCATTGGTCGAAGACGCCCACGACTCGATCGGCCGGATCACGGTGGCGAACGCGGACGAACTGTTGGCGATCGAACCGACGCTGCTAAACACGGCGACCGAGTGGATGCCCAAGCTACCGTTTTCGACGGCCGAATTGTTGATCATCGATCGAATCGGCAAAGAGATCAGCGGCACGGGACTGGACACCAACGTCGTCGGCCGCAAGTGGCACGACAAAATGGCCGGCGACGACGAATGGCCCAAGGTCCAACAGATTTACGTCCGTTCGCTGACCGCAAAGACCGCCGGCAATGCGTCAGGCATCGGGATCGCCGAGTACACTCATCGACGCGTCGCCGAAGAAATCGACCCGGTCAAGACGCGGATCAACTGCATCACCGCCGGCCATCCCACCGCGGCGGCGCTACCGGTCTGGTTCGACAGCGACCGCGACGTGCTGGACGCCGTTTGCGCCCAATCCCCGATTCCCGCCGACCGGCGCCGTTGGCTGCGGATCCCCGACACGCTGGATCTGGAACAGATCCAATGCAGCGAATCCTATCTCGAAGACGCTCGACACGGCGACCATCTTGAAATCGTAAGCGACCCCCAACCGCTCCGCTTCGATGACCACGGCGATTTACTTTGA
- a CDS encoding leucine-rich repeat domain-containing protein gives MAISSSDSDHPPAVGNSVRRVCDASPDENLPAWNVDGWQAYQRLWNELAADPDAPVLRRYLGLPIGSAAAKSTFTIKSSRGRSAPRWLGWRSGSYRQVETPHLQLFSHADEQTTREIATDLEHVFWVWTQLFFPLWDGSQQVALHLRDVAADQSVASALADSPARMSSRRKLRVVLLKDADDYARTLGQSTPGIEQSTGFYSDERQTSFFYPSASADAVASRRHELIHQLFRESTRSRLTGELPGARSDFWLIEGIAGYFESLHLDRCLATVGGWDSPRLQFARYRVLGGRDLIPFQEMRTDGHASAQQRSDLARWYANAIAYTHLFLDGDTVANRRWIYQQLAALYQIPIDIPGDGSSEAPAPSPAPSPAPSPAPSPAPSPERALVDFLKVDDHQLRSNPTTRPLTQLCLSGCETTSFGLASLPATSDWTWIDLSRQPIATDDLIRFCPTPDRLDQLSLEASRVDDSIAPWLRQATGLRELDLSWTRCGDPTIASLAGHTNLQTLWLTGSGVTDAAIATLASIKSLESIDVQRTSITSAGLAKLKTLRPDCNVNPLQLRVQ, from the coding sequence GTGGCGATTTCGAGCTCCGATTCGGACCACCCGCCTGCCGTCGGCAATAGCGTCCGACGCGTCTGCGACGCCTCCCCGGACGAAAACCTCCCCGCCTGGAACGTCGACGGCTGGCAGGCGTACCAGCGGTTGTGGAATGAATTGGCTGCCGATCCCGATGCCCCGGTGCTCCGGCGCTACCTGGGACTTCCGATCGGATCGGCCGCCGCAAAGTCCACCTTCACGATCAAGTCCTCCCGCGGCCGCAGCGCGCCGCGATGGCTGGGTTGGCGAAGCGGGTCGTACCGTCAAGTCGAAACGCCGCACCTGCAACTGTTCTCCCATGCCGATGAACAGACCACACGTGAAATAGCCACTGATTTGGAACACGTGTTTTGGGTCTGGACGCAGTTGTTCTTTCCACTTTGGGACGGCAGCCAGCAGGTCGCGTTGCACTTGCGAGACGTCGCGGCCGACCAGTCCGTCGCTTCGGCCCTGGCCGACAGCCCGGCGCGGATGTCGTCGCGGCGCAAGTTGCGAGTCGTGTTGCTCAAAGACGCCGACGACTACGCCCGCACGCTGGGCCAATCGACGCCCGGCATCGAGCAATCGACGGGGTTCTACAGCGACGAGCGGCAGACATCGTTCTTCTATCCATCGGCGTCGGCCGACGCGGTCGCATCACGTCGTCACGAATTGATTCACCAGCTGTTCCGCGAATCCACGCGATCGCGGCTGACCGGCGAACTCCCCGGCGCGCGATCCGATTTTTGGTTGATCGAAGGCATCGCCGGCTACTTCGAATCGTTGCACCTGGATCGATGCCTCGCCACGGTGGGCGGATGGGACAGCCCACGATTGCAATTCGCCCGCTACCGCGTCCTCGGCGGTCGCGATCTGATTCCGTTCCAAGAAATGCGAACCGACGGCCATGCCTCGGCACAACAACGATCCGATCTGGCACGCTGGTACGCCAACGCGATCGCCTACACCCATCTGTTTCTCGACGGCGACACCGTGGCCAATCGACGTTGGATCTACCAGCAACTTGCAGCGCTTTACCAAATCCCGATCGACATCCCCGGCGACGGATCGAGTGAAGCACCGGCCCCATCGCCGGCCCCATCGCCAGCCCCATCGCCAGCCCCATCGCCAGCCCCATCGCCAGAACGCGCGTTGGTTGACTTCCTGAAAGTCGATGACCACCAGCTTCGATCCAATCCGACGACGCGCCCCCTCACCCAACTGTGTTTGTCAGGTTGTGAAACCACTTCGTTCGGCCTTGCGTCCTTGCCCGCGACGAGTGACTGGACGTGGATCGATCTGTCGCGGCAACCGATCGCAACCGACGATCTGATTCGGTTTTGCCCGACCCCCGATCGATTGGACCAATTGTCACTCGAAGCGAGCCGAGTCGACGATTCGATCGCACCTTGGCTGAGGCAGGCAACGGGTTTGAGGGAACTGGATCTCAGCTGGACCCGATGTGGTGACCCGACGATCGCGTCACTGGCCGGTCACACGAATTTGCAGACCTTGTGGTTGACCGGCAGCGGTGTCACCGACGCTGCGATTGCGACGCTGGCATCAATCAAGTCGCTCGAATCGATCGACGTTCAACGCACCTCAATCACGAGCGCCGGTTTAGCCAAGCTCAAAACGCTGCGTCCGGATTGCAACGTCAACCCACTTCAGCTGCGTGTTCAATGA
- a CDS encoding trypsin-like peptidase domain-containing protein, with amino-acid sequence MRPPIQSAPTDGPTSGRFRTATTQWLRRIGTVGFALSMMTAMESSSVSAQDASLASFEPATVSRHVTDSRRETPTVLAVRRASPSVVNLHGQKTIRNTAAGMAGATDGGGFRQVNGMGTGVVIDPQGYVITNYHVVEDVDNIRVTLHDGTVTSAELIAARPRNDLALVKVDVDRELPTVPRGTSSDLMVGESVIAIGNAYGYVHTCTQGIISALHRDVPVNDTQDYEDLIQISAGINPGNSGGPLLNIDGEIIGVNVAVRVGAQQIAFAIPIDQVVEIVTSMIDQHNTQRLDTGLRTNGGPRDGDGITIAHVSASSPAAREGLKPGDRVVRVGSRPVDDRLDYSLALLQMQPGQPIPMAVERDGGLLELAVATTPVDASETQQPSDTAWAVIGIRAKPVSQSTMNRLNSRMRTPYRGGLYITAVRSGSAAAEQGIQVGDVLLGIHGWQTASISDLAGILEHPEMKKGPRAKFYIVRREQTLYGHFQLASRDENVRH; translated from the coding sequence ATGCGACCACCGATCCAATCTGCCCCGACCGATGGCCCGACCAGTGGCCGATTCCGCACCGCCACGACCCAATGGCTGCGTCGAATCGGAACCGTCGGCTTCGCCCTTTCGATGATGACCGCGATGGAATCTTCGAGCGTCAGCGCTCAAGATGCGTCGCTGGCGTCGTTCGAACCGGCGACGGTCTCCAGACACGTGACCGATTCCCGGCGCGAAACTCCGACGGTACTGGCCGTCCGCCGGGCCAGCCCCTCGGTCGTCAACCTGCACGGACAAAAGACCATCCGCAACACCGCCGCCGGCATGGCCGGTGCAACCGATGGCGGCGGATTCCGCCAAGTCAACGGGATGGGCACGGGGGTGGTGATCGATCCGCAGGGCTATGTCATCACCAACTACCACGTCGTCGAAGACGTCGACAACATCCGCGTCACACTGCATGACGGAACGGTCACCAGTGCCGAACTGATCGCCGCAAGACCACGAAACGATTTGGCCCTGGTCAAAGTCGATGTCGACAGAGAACTACCGACGGTTCCCCGAGGTACCAGCAGCGATCTGATGGTCGGCGAAAGCGTGATCGCGATCGGCAACGCCTACGGTTACGTGCACACCTGCACCCAGGGAATCATCAGCGCCCTGCACCGCGACGTTCCCGTCAACGACACGCAAGACTACGAAGACCTGATCCAGATCAGTGCCGGGATCAATCCGGGTAATTCCGGCGGCCCGCTGTTGAACATCGACGGTGAGATCATCGGCGTCAACGTCGCCGTTCGCGTCGGTGCCCAGCAGATCGCGTTTGCGATCCCGATCGACCAGGTCGTCGAGATCGTCACGTCGATGATCGATCAGCACAATACACAACGACTCGATACCGGATTGCGAACCAACGGCGGTCCACGCGATGGCGACGGAATCACGATCGCCCATGTCTCCGCTAGCAGCCCCGCCGCACGGGAGGGATTGAAGCCGGGTGACCGCGTGGTCCGCGTTGGTTCGCGGCCGGTCGACGATCGGCTGGACTATTCACTCGCCCTGTTGCAAATGCAACCGGGCCAACCGATCCCGATGGCCGTCGAACGTGACGGCGGCCTGTTGGAACTGGCCGTCGCGACCACACCGGTCGACGCGTCGGAGACCCAACAACCCAGCGATACCGCCTGGGCCGTGATCGGGATCCGCGCCAAACCGGTCAGCCAATCGACGATGAACCGTCTGAACTCGCGGATGCGGACACCCTACCGCGGCGGGCTGTACATCACCGCCGTCCGCAGCGGATCGGCCGCCGCAGAGCAGGGGATCCAAGTCGGTGACGTCTTGCTGGGAATCCACGGCTGGCAAACGGCCAGCATCAGCGACCTGGCAGGCATCCTGGAACACCCCGAGATGAAAAAAGGTCCGCGTGCGAAGTTCTACATCGTTCGCCGCGAACAAACCTTGTACGGACATTTCCAACTCGCCTCCCGCGACGAAAACGTCCGACACTAA
- a CDS encoding DUF4013 domain-containing protein, with protein sequence MGRTSDRSTDIDADADSATDQRGDLAVEDRPSLVVGHAVPENDTAGEMVQAGNGQTDAGSELKRSEPPAARGWIRMIAGGIAWLVRGVFSLASLIVCLAVLAAIPILQLITFGYLLDVAGRLARGGTLRESLPHLRAAGKIGVVVVAVVIGSLPVQLLAHWESVASLITPGSDQATLLRAAAILAACLGVFYLLWALARGGRLVHFLWPQPKRMLRQAWRPSTYRELPDKLWEFTRSLELGRFFWLGLRGALGTLVWLIPAMVIIAANRNGETGLAGLVGGLALIALGVVLLYLPMLQAEFAAQNRLRALFNVRRVRRLFCYAPWAWLLAMVLGLVVLPIPLYLLKIEATPREVVWLPTLMFVAFILPARLAEGLALRRAARIAQNHGDGTVKPAGVWSFVSRWSARLLMPGFVAIYLLFVTLSQYTSWDGLQTWVQQHAVLIPIPFLGGV encoded by the coding sequence ATGGGACGAACCAGCGATCGATCGACCGACATCGACGCGGACGCCGACAGCGCAACGGATCAACGGGGCGATCTGGCCGTTGAGGATCGACCGAGCTTGGTTGTGGGGCACGCTGTGCCGGAAAACGACACGGCGGGGGAGATGGTCCAGGCAGGCAACGGGCAGACGGACGCGGGGTCCGAGTTGAAACGATCCGAACCGCCGGCGGCTCGGGGATGGATCCGGATGATCGCCGGCGGCATCGCCTGGCTGGTCCGCGGTGTCTTTTCGTTGGCTTCGTTGATCGTCTGTTTGGCCGTGCTGGCGGCGATTCCGATTTTGCAACTGATCACGTTCGGCTATCTGCTGGATGTCGCCGGGCGGCTGGCGCGAGGTGGAACGCTGCGCGAGTCGCTGCCGCATTTGCGCGCCGCGGGCAAGATCGGTGTGGTGGTGGTGGCCGTCGTGATTGGTTCTTTGCCGGTGCAGTTGTTGGCTCACTGGGAAAGTGTTGCGTCGCTGATCACGCCGGGTTCCGATCAGGCGACGTTGCTGCGCGCCGCCGCGATTCTCGCTGCTTGTTTGGGAGTGTTCTATCTGCTTTGGGCGCTGGCTCGGGGCGGGCGGTTGGTGCATTTCTTGTGGCCCCAGCCCAAACGCATGTTGCGGCAGGCTTGGCGGCCGAGCACGTATCGTGAATTGCCGGACAAGCTTTGGGAATTCACCCGTTCATTGGAATTGGGGCGTTTCTTTTGGCTCGGGTTGCGTGGGGCGTTGGGGACGCTGGTGTGGTTGATCCCGGCGATGGTCATCATCGCCGCCAATCGCAACGGCGAGACCGGATTGGCAGGGTTGGTCGGCGGGCTGGCGTTGATCGCGCTGGGCGTCGTGCTGTTGTACCTGCCGATGTTGCAGGCTGAGTTTGCCGCACAGAATCGACTCCGAGCCCTGTTTAACGTCCGCCGCGTTCGCCGGCTGTTTTGCTACGCGCCTTGGGCCTGGCTGTTGGCGATGGTGCTGGGATTGGTCGTCTTGCCGATTCCGTTGTACTTGTTGAAGATCGAAGCGACGCCGCGTGAGGTCGTTTGGTTGCCGACGTTGATGTTCGTCGCCTTCATCCTGCCGGCTCGTTTGGCCGAGGGGTTGGCGCTGCGGCGGGCCGCGCGAATCGCCCAGAATCACGGGGATGGGACGGTGAAACCGGCGGGCGTCTGGAGTTTTGTTTCACGCTGGTCGGCGCGATTGTTGATGCCGGGCTTCGTCGCGATCTATTTGCTGTTTGTGACGCTGTCGCAATACACCAGCTGGGACGGGCTGCAGACCTGGGTGCAGCAACACGCGGTGTTGATTCCGATTCCGTTTTTGGGTGGTGTGTAG
- a CDS encoding S41 family peptidase → MPARNFNLILFAVVVSILCHFTYRNARTASILGEAIELIEQNYVDPVDRQQLLQAAMDGVVSQLDEHSGYFAVEAYRSFQDNMHQEFAGIGIYVAQPQPGQPVRVVTPLVNSPALRAGVLPNDLIIKVDGVDVSTMLLSDVSERLKGPPGTTVSLTVRRADETHSMTVQRATIELESVVGDHRDESNRWVYRLASEPSVAYVRLKSFGEKTVRELEQVLVELDNDFDALVMDLRGNGGGLLYAARDVSDMFLNEGLIVSTRIRGGEVEDSYSATSGTLVDPSKPIAVLIDANSASASEIVAACLQDNHRALIVGTRSYGKGTVQEIMPLQYGRSALRLTVARYFRPNNKNIHRTADATEQDDWGVTPDPGFVIPMEPDAIAKLDARWREASFPMLVGIDPPDAALPSDSPYSGEASGVDSPVLDATRREILKLEAELNALQSKIQQSVLSEQAEANLARGPEALADDPPLRAAVGRLIERSVGTADDSGGQEEDAEPEAAVRDAA, encoded by the coding sequence ATGCCAGCACGCAACTTCAATCTGATTCTGTTTGCGGTGGTCGTCAGCATTCTGTGTCATTTCACCTATCGCAATGCCCGGACGGCCAGCATCTTGGGTGAAGCGATCGAGCTGATTGAGCAGAATTACGTCGATCCGGTGGACCGCCAGCAATTGCTTCAGGCCGCGATGGACGGGGTGGTCAGCCAGTTGGACGAACACAGCGGCTACTTTGCGGTCGAAGCGTATCGGTCGTTTCAGGACAACATGCACCAGGAATTCGCCGGCATCGGAATCTATGTGGCCCAGCCGCAACCGGGCCAGCCGGTCCGGGTGGTCACGCCGCTGGTCAATTCGCCGGCCTTGCGAGCCGGGGTCTTGCCGAACGACTTGATCATCAAGGTGGACGGTGTGGACGTGTCGACGATGTTGTTGTCCGACGTCAGTGAACGATTGAAGGGGCCGCCGGGCACGACGGTTTCGTTAACGGTGCGCCGGGCGGACGAGACGCATTCGATGACGGTCCAGCGAGCGACGATCGAATTGGAATCGGTCGTCGGCGACCATCGTGACGAGTCCAACCGCTGGGTGTACCGGTTGGCCAGCGAACCTTCGGTGGCCTATGTCCGGCTGAAAAGCTTTGGCGAAAAAACGGTGCGTGAATTGGAGCAGGTGTTGGTCGAATTGGACAACGACTTCGACGCCTTGGTGATGGATTTGCGTGGCAACGGCGGCGGGTTGCTGTACGCCGCCCGTGACGTCAGCGACATGTTTTTGAACGAGGGGCTGATCGTGTCCACACGGATTCGTGGCGGGGAGGTCGAAGATTCGTACTCCGCCACGTCCGGGACGTTGGTCGATCCGTCCAAACCGATCGCCGTCTTGATCGATGCCAACTCCGCCAGCGCCAGTGAAATCGTCGCCGCCTGTCTGCAAGACAATCATCGGGCACTGATCGTCGGGACACGCAGCTATGGCAAAGGAACGGTGCAGGAAATCATGCCGCTTCAGTATGGCCGCAGCGCCTTGCGGTTGACCGTCGCGCGGTACTTCCGACCCAACAACAAGAACATCCATCGAACCGCCGATGCGACCGAGCAGGATGATTGGGGCGTGACCCCGGATCCGGGATTCGTGATCCCGATGGAACCCGACGCGATCGCAAAACTGGACGCCCGCTGGCGCGAGGCGTCGTTCCCGATGCTGGTCGGGATCGATCCGCCCGATGCCGCGCTGCCGAGCGACTCGCCATACAGCGGCGAAGCGTCCGGCGTCGATTCGCCAGTCTTGGATGCGACTCGGCGAGAAATCTTGAAGCTGGAGGCTGAACTCAACGCGCTGCAGTCCAAGATTCAGCAGTCCGTTCTGTCCGAGCAGGCAGAGGCGAATCTTGCTCGCGGACCCGAGGCCCTTGCCGATGATCCGCCATTGCGGGCGGCAGTCGGACGATTGATCGAACGGTCCGTCGGGACAGCCGACGACAGCGGGGGTCAGGAGGAGGACGCGGAGCCCGAGGCTGCGGTCAGGGACGCGGCTTGA
- a CDS encoding tetratricopeptide repeat protein codes for MIRRSSFLAPLAALALVGAMLGSHQASAQNESLLAEIYGRGVHAYYAGQYTEAYDYLTQAIGGGTRDPRAYYFRGIVAHQQGRPEEAEADWQAGAEMEARAGGGAGVGRSLSRFQGSARLKLEQIRQTARIDAMMNAAARSDARMQELGVQPGAAAAPKAAPAAMGTAPPPAPAAAVADDPFADDGPALADGQPKVENNNALEGLDDNPFADDEPAGAAAADAGMPAADNSNPFGEPAAPAAGDPFGGDAGADPFGAPAGGGDDPFGGDPFGN; via the coding sequence ATGATCCGACGTTCTTCTTTTCTCGCACCGCTGGCTGCACTCGCGCTCGTCGGAGCAATGCTCGGCTCACACCAGGCCAGTGCGCAAAACGAATCGCTGTTGGCTGAAATCTACGGGCGGGGGGTGCACGCCTATTATGCCGGCCAGTACACCGAGGCGTACGACTACCTGACTCAGGCGATCGGCGGCGGGACGCGTGATCCGCGTGCCTATTATTTCCGCGGGATCGTCGCCCACCAACAAGGGCGGCCGGAGGAGGCCGAGGCGGATTGGCAGGCCGGCGCCGAGATGGAGGCTCGGGCTGGTGGCGGAGCCGGTGTCGGTCGCTCGCTGTCGCGATTCCAAGGGTCGGCCCGTTTGAAGCTTGAGCAGATCCGCCAGACGGCGCGAATCGATGCGATGATGAACGCGGCGGCGCGTTCGGACGCGCGGATGCAGGAATTGGGCGTCCAGCCGGGCGCTGCGGCAGCCCCCAAGGCGGCCCCGGCAGCGATGGGGACCGCCCCACCACCGGCGCCCGCTGCGGCCGTCGCCGATGATCCCTTTGCCGACGACGGGCCCGCCCTCGCAGACGGCCAGCCCAAGGTTGAAAACAACAATGCCTTGGAAGGCTTGGACGACAACCCATTTGCCGATGATGAACCCGCCGGGGCCGCCGCCGCTGATGCCGGGATGCCCGCCGCCGACAATTCCAATCCGTTCGGCGAACCCGCGGCACCGGCCGCCGGCGATCCGTTCGGTGGTGACGCCGGTGCCGATCCGTTTGGGGCGCCCGCCGGTGGCGGTGACGATCCCTTTGGTGGCGACCCGTTCGGAAACTAA